A window of Hevea brasiliensis isolate MT/VB/25A 57/8 chromosome 14, ASM3005281v1, whole genome shotgun sequence contains these coding sequences:
- the LOC131172705 gene encoding disease resistance protein RRS1B-like, with amino-acid sequence MELLLNDKQVVGIWRIRGIGKATIAQEVFHQNRNKFDGYYFVENVRETMTKESSNDVRDKIIRQLLRNKSLQEGKCDLYGDGSRIIVTRRDRQVIKYVGSKEGIYEVESLIDSQENEKKIFLDIACFFKGENKDRVERTLAAFGFYPKSGIPHLIKKSLISISSVNQIRMHDLLEQMGKDIVIEECEQPGGGSRLWSYEDINHGTEKVEGILLGRLWSYYLELRYMAFIKMCNLRFLKLEVWNKSLSEQVLLLNDFEFLPQKLRYLSWQGCNKFFLYYQGEYVDDDEDDDDALYFWY; translated from the exons ATGGAACTGTTATTAAATGATAAGCAAGTTGTAGGAATTTGGAGGATAAGAGGCATCGGTAAAGCAACTATTGCGCAAGAAGTATTTCATCAAAATAGGAATAAATTTGATGGTTATTACTTTGTAGAAAATGTTAGGGAAACAATGACAAAGGAATCATCAAATGATGTGCGAGACAAAATCATTCGTCAATTATTAAGGAACAAAAGTTTACAAGAAG GAAAGTGTGATTTATATGGTGATGGAAGTAGAATCATTGTAACTCGTAGAGATAGGCAAGTaattaaatatgttggttcaaagGAAGGCATATACGAGGTTGAGAGTTTAATTGATTCTCAAG agaatgaaaagaaaatatttcTTGATATTGCATGTTTCTTCAAAGGGGAAAATAAAGATCGGGTTGAGAGAACATTAGCAGCATTTGGTTTCTATCCAAAAAGTGGAATACCTCATCTAATTAAGAAGTCTCTCATATCTATTTCATCAGTCAATCAGATTCGTATGCATGACTTGCTAGAGCAAATGGGCAAGGATATTGTTATTGAAGAATGCGAACAGCCTGGAGGAGGCAGCAGGTTGTGGAGTTATGAAGATATTAATCAT GGAACCGAAAAAGTTGAAGGCATATTGCTTGGTAGGCTTTGGAGTTATTATTTGGAGCTACGTTACATGGCCTTCATAAAGATGTGCAATCTTAGATTCCTCAAACTCGAAGTTTGGAATAAGTCTTTAAGTGAGCAAGTGCTCCTTCTTAACGACTTTGAATTTCTTCCACAAAAGCTAAGATATCTTTCTTG GCAGGGATGCAATAAATTCTTTCTATATTACCAAGGGGAATATGTGGATGATGATGAGGATGATGATGATGCTCTCTACTTTTGGTACTGA